The segment GGGGGATGCACGGGTTTTGAGCGATTTTACCGGTTTTTCTGGCATTTGACCAGCTAAGCAGCGCTCACCAACCTAATTAGCGCCGCTTTTTTCTCGTTATTCAGCACGCCCTATTTAGTGCTAAGTAATACCTCTCCAGGCAAGTCGCTGTACTTTACCAACTATGAAATTGGGATGCAATTAGTAAAATTTCGATAGGCTGAAATCTCTATAGTTGCTGTATTTTACCTCAACTTCGATGCTAAAACTTTATTTCTAGCTCTATATCCAACACCTATTAAGCAAAAGATAAGTAAAGCAAAAGTTCCGGAAGACTCAGGAGTTTTAACGACTGCTTGATTCCTTTTAATTTCTACTAAAGTTAGATAAGTTAAACTATCGAAAGTACGCGAATACTTACCTGTAACCGAGGCTGTAGCAGATTCTTCGCTCCCTCCATAAGACTTTTTAAGAAAATCCTTCAAGGATTTAGAAGTGGTAATGCTGTTACTCTTATTAGCTATAAAGAAATCACCGCCACCTGGAGTCTTTAAATTTCCGGATAGACTAAAGAAATCTAAGAGAATCCAGTTGTCACGATCGTTAGTGTTATACAGCTGAAAAGATATCTCTCCAGCAGCACTAGCGCGTTCAAATTGGGATTTTTTAATGGAAGTTTTTAGATTTAAATCAGCTAAGAAATCAAAAGAAAACCTTTCCTGATCTCCCACAAGAAAATCGTAACCGATAATGGCAGCAATGCTTTGGGCTAAACCAAAGTAATTTTTACCTGCGCCGTTCGCTGTACTTACAGAAGAGTTCTCGGCGAATGTCGGCGGGTTTAAGGGATCGGCTGTAAAAGAGGCGTTAGCGTTAGCGTTAGTAGTAACTTGACCGTTGGTTGCAATTGTATCAGTCAAAGTATCGGTGAAAGTCTCAACCCCTAAAGGATTGTGACTAAAGTTATTAACTTTGAATGTTGCTTCAGACTTGGCTAGAGTAGCAGCAAAACTGGGTGAAGCAACAACCAGAGAGCCAGTTACTAATGGTGTAACGAATAGAAATAAGCCTACGCCCAGCTTGTATTTTAGTGCCATTAAATCTTTTCCTTCGTATTTCAATAGATTTCAGAAAGTAAATTTTTCTGATTTGCCGATTTGCCGAAATTTACTGCCCTAGCCGTGTATTAAAAACAGCATTATAAATATAGGGCTGTTCGCTTCTAAGAGAAATAGTCTTATCGTCAAATGGGTGGGATTCCCAAACCAGAGATGTTAGGCTAAAAATCTCGACGATAAAAATTCCTACTGTAATAAAGCCAGAAAAAGTAGCTGCGAACTATCTCCGTAATTATACTAATGCCATATTGATAAAGTTGATGTAAAGCTAACGTAATTAAGGATATTTTTTTTTAAAGATTGTGTGAAGTAGGAACCGTCAATGGATGCTGGACAAAATGAGAAGATTGCCATTCTATGTATTTGTTCTATATAAACTGTTATTAGGAACAAAATCACAAGTAGCCGCACAGGTGCTATCTTCGCCTGCAAAAGGCGAGGCAAATATTGTCAATAGCGGTAGTAGTGCGCTGTAGAGTATCACTCGGAAGCAATCAAGGAGTACCTCAAGGTAGTAGAGGAACATCTGGAAAAAACCAAGAAACCCTTGGACAAATCAACTGACATCTAGCCATTAGTTGTTAGATGTCAGTTGAAAAATTTTTCGGTGCGCCTCATTTAATTCCAAGTGAAGCGAAACGTTGCTCCTGCGCCTGGTTCAGACTCAACCCACACTCGTCCTCCCCGGCTCTCGACGATTTTCTTAACCACTGAAAGACCGATACCAGTTCCTTCAACTTTGTCCCTGGACTCCAGCCTCTGGAAAATGCCCCAGATTTTCTGATGGTACTCTGCTGCAATTCCTTGGCCGTTGTCAGTTACTGAGAACTCGTAGGATTTCCCCATCCGAAAACCTACATCGATACGCACATCAGGACGCTGGGAATACTTGATAGCATTGTTGATCAAGTTCATAAAAATCTGTTGCAACGGCACCCGCTGAGTTTTTAGCGTCGGCATATCCGATACAATAATTGAAACTTCGGCGGGAGGGTCGAGCAGTTCTATTACTTCATCTAGTAAGGTGGAGACATTCACCGTCTCGATTGGTGTTTGCACGCGACCTGCGCGAGAATATTGCAGAATGCCGTCAATCAGGGCTTCCATGCGGTGTACCCGTCCGCGCAGCAAGTTCATATGCTGGCGGGATTCATCGCTGAGTTGATCTGCAACGTCTTCCTCGATCCATTCGGAAAGATTAGCGATCGCCCGCAGAGGTGCTTTCAAATCATGGGATGCAATATAGGCAAATTGGTCTAACTCGCGATTACTGCGCTCTAACGCTTCGGTAAGTTGGGTGAGTGCTTCGGCTTTTTTCTCCTGTTCCTGACGCGATCGCACCTG is part of the Funiculus sociatus GB2-C1 genome and harbors:
- a CDS encoding PEP-CTERM sorting domain-containing protein; its protein translation is MKYEGKDLMALKYKLGVGLFLFVTPLVTGSLVVASPSFAATLAKSEATFKVNNFSHNPLGVETFTDTLTDTIATNGQVTTNANANASFTADPLNPPTFAENSSVSTANGAGKNYFGLAQSIAAIIGYDFLVGDQERFSFDFLADLNLKTSIKKSQFERASAAGEISFQLYNTNDRDNWILLDFFSLSGNLKTPGGGDFFIANKSNSITTSKSLKDFLKKSYGGSEESATASVTGKYSRTFDSLTYLTLVEIKRNQAVVKTPESSGTFALLIFCLIGVGYRARNKVLASKLR